AAGTATCTGAGTATTAATCGACTCGACTCAGTAAACTTCCGATTTTCAAGTACCGGATACTAACACGACTAGGGGCTTCCAATTTTCAAGTACTCGGGCGAGTCGGTCAATTTTACACTGGCCTTAATAAATGTGAATAAATATGAGtagtggaaaaaaaaaatggctAGGTGAATGAGATTTACCATGCCTACTTGGAGTGGTACGATATAGCTGGAAAATACCATACACTGAACCAAAAACACCAACTGATCCAGGATATTTCTTTGATATATTTTTGGCAATATTTTCCACTCCCCTGTTGTAATTTTTCGCCATTCGATTCATTTTCCCAAAGCATCGGTTGACAGGTGCGCCAGGAAGAAGGCTCCTTGCAGGAACGCAACCAACGGGACCTAACGAGAAAAGGGCAATCTTTCGAGCCCCTAGCTTGTAAATTTGATCCACAAAGTGTTCCACTTCAGCTAACATGGCTTTGACATAAGCATCCGGAGTGACTGTTGGAGCATCAAATGGAAGGAAGAAGTTGAAGACATCGTTTGAACCCGATTCAAAAAAGAACAATGATCGTTCCACCAGTTTCCTGTCTATGAGGTTTTGATCCGTCAGAGCCTGGAATTGCTGAAGTTGGTCTTGAATTGGTGTCACCCCCTTCCATTAAAACATCGACGAAAGATAGATCATATCGATTAGAGTAACGTTAGGTACCCCAAAATAAGTCCCAATTTTCTTTCCCGGTCCCATTATTATTAGTATGTTTGGAACCGAACATACATATGCATTttgcatttaatttaaataaattttttcacTTACGAGATCACGATTTGTTGCTCTGTAAAGACCGCTGCCAGCACTAGCAAAGTTGATTCCGTTGGATGGATACTCCTTCCTACTTCCGTTTGCCACTTCCAGTTGTGCCTCGAGGAACGGCTTTTGAATTCCTATTCCAAGATATTGAGCTGCATATTTCACAACAAAAAGAATTAAACTTTGTTACTCATTAGTATATAGTCTTCAGTCTTATCCGGGGAGATTAGGGGTAAGATCTTGGTACATGACCTTCAACATAGTCGAATATTACGAGCCCGCCTACCCGGTATGTTTGGCTTGGTTTATACACATTAGTATAAACTAGTATGAATTTATTTCAAGTTATAAATCAACAGACTTACATATGAAGTCGGCAACAGTCCTGCCATTAGTAAATCTTCCGGTAGGATGGTGAAAATAAGACGATCCATAAGGTGGAAAATCGGCTTGGGCGCTGCAGTTCTTGTTGTAGTGATTATTACCAGCATCGAATAACGAATCTCCGAAAATGAAAATTGCCTGAACATTATGTGCGAATGCAGGAGTTACAGAAAGGCTAACAAGGAGAAAAATGACAGAAGATGTCACTCTTCTCTCCATCTTGTGTCGTGGTAAATCATATGAAATTGGTTAtctgaatttatataatattggtTACGAGAATAAGCGTAAGCTATGAAACAAATGACAAAATTTGTAACTGA
This genomic window from Daucus carota subsp. sativus chromosome 7, DH1 v3.0, whole genome shotgun sequence contains:
- the LOC108195686 gene encoding GDSL esterase/lipase 6; amino-acid sequence: MERRVTSSVIFLLVSLSVTPAFAHNVQAIFIFGDSLFDAGNNHYNKNCSAQADFPPYGSSYFHHPTGRFTNGRTVADFISQYLGIGIQKPFLEAQLEVANGSRKEYPSNGINFASAGSGLYRATNRDLGVTPIQDQLQQFQALTDQNLIDRKLVERSLFFFESGSNDVFNFFLPFDAPTVTPDAYVKAMLAEVEHFVDQIYKLGARKIALFSLGPVGCVPARSLLPGAPVNRCFGKMNRMAKNYNRGVENIAKNISKKYPGSVGVFGSVYGIFQLYRTTPSRHGITNVTDACCGDGTLRGMLQCGQEGYKVCENPNKYLFWDYFHPSEHTYKLMSKSLWADNKYIHPMNLKTLANLTIVL